In Odontesthes bonariensis isolate fOdoBon6 chromosome 6, fOdoBon6.hap1, whole genome shotgun sequence, one genomic interval encodes:
- the mccc2 gene encoding methylcrotonoyl-CoA carboxylase beta chain, mitochondrial, protein MLLQTVRPWLLRCRSFPLACTRTYHADSVARLGSQPDKQSSEYQENYDRMQVLVDELKSRAEKIKLGGGEKARRLHTSRGKLLPRERVDKLLDPGTPFLEFSQFAAYELYGKEEVPAGGIITGIGRVSGVECVVVANDATVKGGTYYPVTVKKHLRAQEIAQQNHLPCIYLVDSGGANLPRQADVFPDRDHFGRIFYNQARLSSEGLSQIAVVMGSCTAGGAYVPAMADESIIVRKQGTIFLGGPPLVKAATGEEVSAEDLGGADLHCKKSGVTDHYALDDNHALHLARKAVRSLNYRKNIEVTVEPTEAPLYPSDELYGIVGDNLKRNFDVREVIARIVDGSKFDEFKAFYGDTLITGFSRIFGYPVGIIGNNGVLFSESAKKATHFIELCCQRNIPLIFLQNITGFMVGREYEAGGIAKDGAKMVTAVACANVPKITVIIGGSYGAGNYGMCGRAYSPRFLYMWPNSRISVMGGEQAATVLATITKDQRAREGKEFTAEQEAAMKEPIVRRFEEEGSPYYSSARLWDDGIIDPADTRLVLGLSLSAALNAPTKKTRFGVFRM, encoded by the exons ATGCTTCTACAGACTGTTAGACCGTGGTTGCTTCGCTGCAGGAGTTTCCCACTGGCTTGCACAAGAACTTATCACGCTGACAGTGTAGCTCGACTCGGCTCTCAACCTGATAAACAGTCCTCTGAATATCAG GAAAATTATGATCGAATGCAAGTTCTTGTTGATGAACTGAAAAGCCGGGCAGAGAAGATTAAATTGG GTGGAGGAGAGAAAGCAAGACGACTCCATACTTCTCGTGGGAAACTCCTGCCAAGAGAGCGTGTCGACAAACTACTGGATCCAGG GACTCCTTTTTTGGAATTTTCCCAGTTTGCAGCATATGAGTTGTATGGAAAAGAGGAGGTTCCAGCTGGTGGTATAATTACTGGGATTGGGCGGGTTTCTGG GGTGGAATGTGTTGTTGTTGCAAATGATGCCACTGTCAAAGGTGGAACATACTACCCAGTTACAGTGAAGAAACATCTTCGTGCACAAGAAATAGCCCAGCAGAACCACTTGCCGTGCATATATTTGG TTGATTCTGGTGGAGCCAATCTACCCAGACAGGCGGATGTTTTTCCAGACAGAGATCACTTTGGACGCATTTTTTACAACCAGGCCAGGCTGTCTTCAGAGGGACTATCCCAG ATTGCTGTTGTGATGGGCTCTTGCACAGCTGGAGGAGCATATGTGCCTGCCATGGCAGATGAGAGCATCATCGTGCGGAAGCAAGGAACCATTTTTCTCGGAGGGCCTCCACTG GTTAAAGCTGCCACTGGGGAAGAAGTTTCTGCAGAAGACCTCGGTGGTGCTGATCTTCACTGCAA AAAATCTGGCGTGACAGACCACTATGCTTTAGATGACAACCATGCGCTCCATTTAGCAAGAAAGGCAGTGCGAAGCCTCAACTACAGGAAGAATATTGAG GTTACTGTAGAACCCACTGAGGCCCCTCTCTACCCTTCAGACGAGCTCTATGGCATAGTCGGAGATAACTTGAAGCGCAACTTTGATGTCAGAGAG GTCATTGCCAGAATTGTGGATGGCAGTAAATTTGATGAGTTCAAGGCATTCTACGGAGACACGCTTATAACAG GATTTTCACGCATATTTGGCTACCCTGTTGGAATCATTGGCAACAATGGAGTCCTATTTTCAGAGTCTGCGAAAAAG gcGACACATTTCATCGAGTTATGCTGCCAACGAAACATTCCACTCATTTTCCTTCAAAACATAACAG GCTTCATGGTGGGAAGAGAGTATGAAGCAGGAGGAATTGCCAAGGATGGAGCCAAGATGGTGACTGCTGTTGCCTGTGCCAATGTACCCAAGATTACTGTTATCATTGGAGGCTCCTATGGTGCAGGAAACTACGGCATGTGCGGAAGAGCATACAG CCCCCGATTCCTCTATATGTGGCCAAATTCCCGAATCTCAGTAATGGGCGGTGAGCAAGCAGCAACAGTCCTGGCCACCATCACTAAAGATCAGAGGGCACGCGAGGGAAAGGAG TTCACAGCAGAGCAAGAGGCTGCCATGAAGGAACCAATTGTGCGGCGATTTGAAGAGGAAGGCAGTCCATATTACTCCAGTGCCAG ACTGTGGGACGACGGCATTATTGATCCTGCTGATACTCGTCTGGTTTTGGGACTGAGCCTCAGCGCAGCTCTTAATGCACCAACAAAGAAGACGCGTTTTGGCGTGTTCAGGATGTAA